GCCCCAGGCCGTGCGCCAGCACGGGCGAATCCGGCGCGTATTCCTTCAGCGTGCTCAGCGCGAGCGTGCCCAGCTTCCGGGCCGTTTCCGCCCGGAAGAGGTGCGCGCCGCCGTACACCACGTGCACCGGCTGCCGCTGTGCCGAGTCACCCGGGTACGTGCGGTCAAAGGCCGCGTTGGCCTGGCGCAGGGCCTCCCGGACGCCCGAGAGGCTCTCCACAGTCAGGGACGTCTTCACGGCTGACGCTTCAGCCACGCGGAGACCTCGGGGGTGCAGCGCTCACGCAGCGCCACGTCCTGGGACAGCCGCTCCAGCGTCTGGGCCGTGGCCTGCTGGGCCTCGGGGATGGGCTGGGCCTTGAGCAGGGCCTGCATCTGCTCCAGGTGCTGGCGCGTGCGCAGCAGGCCCATGGCCTCGACGATGCGGCGCAGCAGCATGGGGGCGCCGCCGGTGCGGGCCACCACGTCCTTCCACTGCGTGCGCATCTGCTCCCACCACGCCTCGCGGCCGGTGCGGTTGCCCAGCAGCCCCGCCACGAAGCTGGACACGTCCTGCGTCTTCACGGTGTCCGTGTAGAGCAGGCCGCGCGCGCGCTCGGTGAGCGCCGGGTCCTCGAAGGCGGTGAGGGCCAGCAGGTAACGCCGCTGCGTGGCCGGGTCGGGCTCCGACGGGAGCTTCTGGAGGAAGGCGTCGAAGAGCGCCGCGTCGCCCGCGCGCGCCACCATGCCCACCGCGGCGTCCAGCAGGTTGGGCTCCAGCGCGTCGCGCTCGCCCTGGAGCATGCGCGCCACGCGGGGCTTCGCCTCGGCGAGCGCTTCCTTCCCGCGCGCCAGTCCACCCACCGCGCGCACCAGCGCCGCGCGCCGCAGCTTCACCCGGTCCGCTTCGTTCGGCGCCGCCTGCCAGCCCAGCTTCTTCAGGCCGGGGCCCAGCAGCTTCTCGACCCAGGCGCGGAAGCGCACCTGGTCTTCGCCGTCCACCAGCCGGCCTTCGATGTACGCGAGCCGTCCCACCAGCTCGTCCAGGACGGAGTCGTCCTCCTCGTCGCCGAAGCGGCCGGCCAGGTCCAGCATGTCCGCCACCGACACCTCTCCCGCGCGCACCAGCGCCCACTGGTCCGCCAGCAGGGAGATGCGCTCGGAGGGCGCCAGCGCCTTCAGGTTCGTGGCCAGCTTCTCCAGGCCCGGCTTGTCATAGGCCACCCGGTAGAAGCCGGTGGAGGCGGCGTTGGCCGTCAGCCACTTCACCTCGCCCTCGCCCTCCAGCTTCACCGTGGCCTGCGCGTCGCGCAGCAGCACGCGCTGCTCTCGCACGCCGCTGGCGTCCTGGTAGCGAAGTACGACGGGCACCGGCCACTTCTCGCCGCTCGTCACGCCGGGCTCGGAATAGAAGCGGCGCTGCGACAGCGACAGCGAGCGCCCGTCCAGCTTCACGGAGACGAGCGGGAAGCCGCTCTGGCCCACCCACGCGGTGGCCAGCTCCTCCACGGGCTGCTTGGCGGCCTCGCCCAGCGCGTTCCACAAGTCTTCCTTCACCGCGTTGGCGCGTGCGTGCTTGCGCATGTACTGCCGGATGCCCTCGCGGAAGGGGGCCTCGCCGAGGAAGCCCTCAATCATCCGCAGCACCGCGCCGCCCTTCTCGTACGTAATCGCGTCGAAGCTCTCACCGGCCTCGCCCGCGTTGCGCACCTCGCCGTGGATGGGGTGCGTGGACTTGAGCGCGTCCAGGTGCAGCGCGCTGGCGCGGTGCGCGTCGAAGTCCAGCCACATGCGCCACTCCGGGCGCCACTGGTCCACAATCTTGAACGCCATCCATGTGGCGAAGGCCTCGTTCAGCCACAGGTCGTCCCACCACACCATGGTGACCCAGTTGCCGAACCACTGGTGCGCCAGCTCGTGCGTCACCACCTCCGCCACGCGCTTCTTCACCGACAGCGGCGCGGTGGCCGGGTCCAGCAGCAGCGCCACCTCGCGGTAGGTGATGAGGCCGGCGTTCTCCATGGCGCCCGCCTCGAAGTCGGGGATGCCCACCTGGTCCACCTTGGTGAAGGCATACGGCAGCCCGAAGTAGTCCTGGAGCTTGGGGAGCACCGCCAGCGCCACGTCCTGGCCAAAGCGCGTCAGGTGCGCCTTCTCCGGCAGCGCCCACGTGCGCACCGGGACGCCCTGCACGTCCTGCGCGTCGGTGCCCACCAGGGGGCCCACCACCAGGGCGATGAGGTAGCTGCTGAGCACCTCCGTCTCCTGGAACGTCACCGCGCGCAGGTTGCCCTCCTGCGTGTCCTTCACCACCGGGCCGTTGCCCAGCACGGTGAGGCCCTGCGGCACGCGCACGGTGAGGGCCCAGCGCGCCTTGAAGGCGGGCTCGTCGAAGCAGGGGAAGAGGCGGCGCGCGTCGGCGGCCTCGAACTGGGTGGCCGCCACCTTGCCCGCCTGGTACAGGCCGCGCAGGCCCTCCGTGAAGCGGCCCGTCCACGCGATGTCCAACGTCGCGGCGCCGGTGGGCAGCGCCTCGTCGAAGCGGAGCACCACCGTCTCGCTCGCCGCCACGGGCTGGATGGACGCGGGCTTGTGCTGCGTGTTGCCCGCGCGGAACGTCACCTCACCCAGCTCCAGGGCGATGGCGTGCAGGATGATTTCCTTCGACGGCGCCGACAGGTCCAGCTCGAGCGTCTGCTGGCCGGAGAAGGACTTCGCGTCCAGGTCCAGGGTCAGCGTGGCCGCGTAACGGCGGGGACGGATGGAGGTCGAAAGGCGGAAGTTCTTGTCTTCGGTCGGGTGCGCCATAGGGATGCGGAATCTAGCCTCCGCGCCGCCGCCTGCCTGGACTTATGTCAGGGGTGTTTTCAGCCACACCCTTGGCGGCCCCGGAAAGCCGTTGTCTGGCGGGGCGGGGCACGAGCTGATGGAAGAGGCTGGATTCCCGCTGGAAGAAGCCTTCCGTGTGGAAGGAAGACGGCAGCTCCAGCAGAAGAAAGTCCAAGTGGTGACACAGCTCATGCAGCAGGGTGCGCAGGTAGGTGCGGAAGGCCACCACGCGCGCGTGCTTCGCCGTCCGCATCCAGAGCTGGATGAGGGGACGTTGGCCTCGCTCCAGGGTGTACATGCCGTGCAGCTCGCCGGTGGAGGAGGACGGGCGGACCTCCAGGACCTCCAGCCGGGTCCTCACCACGCCGAGCCGCTCGCACAACGCGTCGCTCAGGCGGGCGGTGGCCTGCTCCGTGTCCTCCACCCGGCCCGTGGCCAGCGCCTCGCGCAGCGCGGTCACCAGGGGCTCCAGCGTCCGGGGCTCGCGCAGGCGGAGCGCGTGGACCGAATCACTCATCCGGTAGACGCGTTGCTGCGCGTGGCTGAGGTTGTCGAAGTAGGCGAAGGTCACGGGCGCGAGTCGGTTCCAGACAGCTTCCCACTCGCGCCCGCGACTGGCTACAGCCCGCCAACCTCCAGCGCGCCCCCCAGCCCGGGGAAGGGCTTGGTGAGCAGGGCCTGGAAGACGATGTCCTCCAGGCGAATTTGCGCCGGAAGCTGCGGCAGCGTGAGGCCGGAGCGGACCACGGTGTTGCTGACGATGACCCAGACACGCCGGCGGCCGATGGCGCTCTTGAGCGCCGGAGCGTCGATGCGCACGGGCGTGCGGGAGTTGGGCTGGAAGTCCCGCTGCGGGAGGATTTCCGCCGCCGTGTCGTAATAGGCCGGCCGGTTGAAATCCGTGTACAGCCGCGGGTTGTCCGGCGTGGCGCTGCCGGTCAGCGACAGGCGCGCGGCCGTGCGCAGGGTGAGCGTGGGGGACGGGTTGACCACGACGAGGCTGGCGGCGACCTCGTTGACGACGATGTCCAGGTTCTGAGTGTTGACGGACTCCTCCGGCAGGTCGAGCGCCACCTCCGCGTAGACGGGCTCCAGCAGCGAGGTGACGGGCACCACCTGGTCGAAGGGCTCCGTCTGGATGGCGATCTCCGCCGAGCACGCGGACAACAGCAGCACGCAGGGGAGCAGCAGCAGGGCGCGCATCATCGGAAGCTCCAGGACAGGTCGACGACGGGGAGGACGGGCAGGCTTTCACCGGGAAGCGCCGGGTCGCTCATGTCCACGTAGGTGGCGCCCAGCCCCAGGCCGAAGTGCTCACCGCCGTAGCGGATGCCCGCGGCGGCGCGCAGGGTGGAGCCGCCCTTCACGCGCACGCCCGCTTCACCCACCACGGACCAGTGCCCGGAGAAGTTGAAGGCCACCGCGCCGGTGAAGGAGAGGTAGTCCGACGTGTAGATGCCGTAGCGCGCCTCGCCCTGCACCAGGAGCGGGCCCAGCGCCATGCCGTAGACGGCGTAGAACGACGGGCCGGACAGCTCCGGCTCGAAGCGCTGGAGCGCGGGCGTGTCCGCCTCCGACGTCACGATGCCCGAGTAGACGGAGGCGCCCACGAAGCGCGTGTAGCGCGCGCCCAGCACGAAGCGGTGGGATCCCGAGGCCATGGCCCAGCGCACGCCCAGGTTGGGCGCCAGCAAGGCGTTGGCATACAGGGACGTGTCCACCGCGAAGCCCGCGAACAGCGGGATGGCCGTGCGCTGGAGCCCCAGGACGGGCGCGTCGATGACCTCCGCCGCGTCCGTGGTCAGCAGGCGCGCGGTGTTGGTGCGGACGCCGCCAGCATCATCTTCGGCGGCGGCGAGTGAGGGAGACAGCAGGGCGGCGAGCGCCCAGGCTGCGAAGGGATGAGGTTTCAAGCCACGCGCCCCAGGAAGGAGGAGTGGGCCCCACGTTACGGCGAATCCGCCGCGCGCCGAATGCCTGCTCGCTTCCGCGCCCACGAACTGTCGGGTGGCACGCCCGAGCAGTCACGGGCGACCTCCCCGTGGGCGTGTGGTCTCGCGCGGTCCGTGTGGAAGCGGCGCGCGAGGCAGGACAGGCGGTGTTCTCGTTTGCAGCCCACTGGATGCGGCACATACCTTCCAGGCCCGTGGAAGGACCTCCAGCGCCAGGGGACGTGTCGAACCGGCATCCGCGCGAGCGGGTGTTGGCGCTCTTGCGCTTGTACGGCTGGAACGCCACGTCGTTCCAGGTGCTCCAGCCCATCTACCATTACTGGTTCGACCCGGCGGGGGACGCGTGCGTGGCGTACGTGGACACCGGCGGCGCCTGGGTGGCCGCCGGGGCGCCCATCGCTTCGCAGGAGCGGCTGGCCGCGGTGGCGGAGGGCTTCCATGCGGCGGCGCGGGCGGCGGGCCGGCGCGTGTGCTTCTTCGCCACGGAGGCGCGCTTCCATGAGCACGTGCCCATGGCGTCGCTGTCCATTGGCGAGCAGCCCGTCTGGGACCCGGCGAACTGGGACGCCGTCGTGCGTGGCAGCCGCAGCCTGCGGGAGCAGCTTCGCCGCGCACGGGCTCGCGGCGTGACGGTGCGCGAGGTCCCCGCCGCGGAGCTGGAGAACCCGCGCAACCCCGTGTCCTGGGCGGTGGCGCAGTTGAAGCGGCGCTGGCTGCTTTTCCGGCGCATGGCCCCCATGGGGTTCCTGGTCAAGCTCCACCCCGACGACTTCGCGCGCGAACGCCATGCCTTCCTGGCGGAGGTGGGCGGCAAGGTGGTGGGCTTCCTCTCGGTGGTGCCCGTGTACGCGCGGGATGGCTGGTTCCTCCAGGACCTGCTCCGGACCGCGGACGCGCCCAACGGCACCTCGGAGTCCCTGGTGGACGCGGCCATGCGGGCCGCGGCGGACAGGGGGCGGCGCTACGTGACGCTGGGCCTGGCGCCGCTGTCCGGGCCCGTGCGGCCGTGGCTGCGGCTGGCGCGGACGTGTGGCCGGCCCCTCTTCGACTTCGAGGGCCTGCGCGCCTTCAAGGCGAAGTTCCGCCCTGATGCCTGGGTGCCCCTCCTGCTGTCCTATCCAACGCCGCGAGGCGGACTGCTGGCGGTGTACGACGCGCTGCGCGCCTTCGCGCAAGGCAGCCTGCTGCGCTTCGGCGTCGCCACCTTGCTGCGCAGGCCCAGGCTGTTGGTGCACGCGCTGGCCGTGTTGCTCGTCCCCTGGACGGTGCTGCTCGCGCTGCCCGCCACCGCGCGGTGGTTCCCCTCCGTGCAGGTGCAGTGGGCGTGGGTGCTGTTCGACGTGGGCCTGACGGTGGGGCTGTTCTCCCTGGTGCGCCGCTGGCGGGACTCCCTGGCCACGGCGCTGGGCGTCCTGACGGCGGCGGATGCCTGCCTGACGTTCGCGCAGGCCGTCACCTACAACGTGCCCCTGGCCCAGGGGCTGCTGGATGGCGCCATCATCACCCTGGCCGTGCTCGCGCCCGCGGCGGCGTCCGGGCTGCTCTTCGCTTCCCGGGACTTGAGCCTGCCTGGGCGCTAGATGAACGCGCCGCTGTCGAGCGGCTCGTCCTCGGTGGGGACGGTGGCGCCGTGGCCGGGATGCAGGAACACCTCGCCGTGGTCCACCCGCGCCACCAGGTGGAAGCTCACCATGTAATCGCGGCTGGGCGGCCAGCCCTGCTCCAATTCGAAGTGCGTGTCTCCAATCTCCACCACGGTGCCGAGCCTCCGGCCGTGCTCGTCCCGCACCGCCATTCCCTCGCGCAACTCACCCGGATCCCACATGACGCCCTCCTGGATTGTCTTCCCTTGAGGAAAGATGCACGCGCCGGGGGTGTTCGGCAGCCCACGCAAGGTGTCTGCCATTGCTCCATTGATGGACATTCCCGGGAACGGACCCTGGACCGCGGCTCCGGTACAGTGCTGTTTTCAGGAAAGAACTGACCCCAGCCACGGTGCCGCGACTTCCTCGCGGTGTGCCCGGTGTCTGGTGGGGAGGGGAGACCATGCGCCCGCCGTGTGGCGTTGCACTGTCGCTCGCCGTCCTGCTGTTCGCCCATTCCGGGCAGGCTCAACCCCAGGACAGGGAGGTGGTGTCCTCGCCCGCTGACCTGCCACCCGGCGTGTCCGCGGTGCTGTGGAAGCTGTCCGTCCCGCCCCACCTCGCTCCCACGCCTGAGCGCGTGCTCCTGGGCGAGAAGCTCTTCAACGACCAGCGGCTGTCGGTGGACAACACGGTGTCGTGCTCCACCTGTCACGACCCGCGCCTGGGCTTCGCCGACGCCAAGCCGGTGTCCGAGGGCGTGAAGGGGCAGAAGGTGACGCGCAACAGCCCCACCATCCTCAACGCGCTCTTCAATGCCTCCCAGTTCTGGGACGGCCGCGCCTCCACGCTGGAGGACCAGGCGAAGCTGCCCATCCTCAATCCTCGGGAGATGGGCATGCCCGACGAGGCGGCGGTGGTGGCCAAGGTGAAGACCATTCCGGAGTACGTGCGGGACTTCCAGAAGGTCTTCAACCGCGAGGTGAACTTCGACGACCTGGCGGTGGCCATCGCCGCCTTCGAGCGCACGCTCTATTCGGGCAACGCGCGCTTCGACCGCTTCATCACCGGCGACGCGAAGGCGTTTTCCGCCGCGGAGCGCCGGGGCTGGGCGCTCTTCAACGGCAAGGCCCGCTGCAACACCTGCCACGCGGGCAACGTGGTGTCGCCGCTGTTCAGCGACCAGAAGTTCCACAACATCGGCATCGCGGCGCACAAGACGGACTTCCCGCAGCTCGCCCGCGAGGGATTGAAGGTCGTCCGCACCGGCGACGAGAAGCAGATTGACGAGCTGGCGCTGGAGACGCGCTTCTCCGAGCTGGGCCGCTTCCTGGTGACGAAGCAGGAGAACGACGTGGGCGCCTTCAAGACGCCCACCCTGCGCAACATCGCCATCACCGGTCCGTACATGCACGACGGCTCGCTGGTGACGCTGTGGGACGTCATGGACCACTACAACAAGGGCGGCGTCCCCAACCCGTACCTGGACGGCGGCATGCAGCGGCTGGGGCTGACGGAGACGGAAATCGACGACGTGGTGGCCTTCCTGTTCACCCTCACCGACGAGCAGTTCGTGAAGTTCGCCACCCAGGAGCAGGCCCGGCAGCGCGGGCTGAAGAGCAAACGCCCGGAGCGCGATACCGCGGTGGCCATGGGAAAGAAGGGGAACCTGGGTGACCTGGCCCCCAACCCGGACCTGGCGGTGAAGAACCCGGCGGACATCGGTGTGTACGGCACCGAGGCCCAGGTGAAGCCCGCTTCGACGTCCAAGCCCTAGGAGACGCCGTCATGGGGAACAAGTTCCGCAGCATCGAGACGAAGCACTACGCAGAGCGCGACGCCTTCTTCGATGACTTGAAGAAGCTGGACCGCCGGGCCTTCCTCCGCGTGGCGGGCATCTCCGCCGGCATCGCCGCGGGCATGGGCTTGCGCACGCCGCACAGCTTCCAGTTGGTCAACGTGGCGGAGGCGCAGGGGACGAAGCCGCGCTTCTCCTTCGCGTACATCTCCGACACGCACCTGTACGAGAAGAAGCTCAACGACCGCTTCGTGCGCGCCATCCTCAAGGCCGTGGATGACGTGAATGGCCTGGACCCGCAGCCGGACTTCGTCCTCTTCGGCGGAGACCTGGCGCAGTTGGGCAAGCCGGGCGAGCTGAAGCTGGGCGCGGAGATTCTGAAGAGCGTGAAGGCGCCCATCCGGATGATGACGGGCGAGCACGACTGGTTCCTCGACATGGGCGAGCTGTGGACGGACCTGTTCGGCCCGCCGAACTATTCGTTCGACCACAAGGGCGTCCACTTCGTGGTCCTCAACTCCATCCTGGAGAAGGACTTCTGGACGGAGCGGGGCCTGTCGCCCGAGGAGCGGATGCAGATTGTCGCGGGCCTGGACAACGGCATCCAGTCCCGCTTCGAGGTCGGCGCGCCGCAGCGCGAATGGCTGCGTCAGGACCTGGCGAAGGTGAACAAGGCGACGCCCATCATCGTCTTCAGCCACTCTCCGCTCTACAAGTACTACCGGCCCTGGAACTTCTGGACGGACGACGCGGACGAGGTGCAGGCCCTCTTCAAGCCGTTCCAGACAGTGACGGTCATCCACGGGCACACGCACCAGCTCCTCAGCAACCGCATTGGCAACATGAGCTTCCACGGCATGTTGTCCACCGCGTGGCCCTGGCCCTACGCGCCCGAGGGCCTGCCTCAGTTGACGGTGCAGATGAACCGCTCGGACCCCTTCAGCCAGTTCGACGGCTGCGGTGACGGGCGGATGGACGTGTTGGAGTCGGGGATGGTGGACAAGCTGTACAACCTCTGGGAGCGCAACCCCATCTCCGTGCGCGCGAGCTACCTCGCGTCGGGTGGGAAGCGGACGTGCCGCCCCGGACCAAGCTGCCGAGCTACTGAGCGCGAGGGACACCATGACCTTCCGGATGAAGCTGCTTGTGGGAACGGGTGCCGTGCTGTCGTTCGCGGGGGCGTGGCGCTGGCCACCGGCCCGTGTCGCCGCCCGCGCGGGGCACCCAGGCGCCCGAGGTGAAGAAGCACGAGCTACCGGTGTCGAAGGACGGCAACCTCGTGGTGGGGCTGTGCGACGGCGAGACGTCCATGGAGGTGAAGGGCGTCAAGGCTGGCGAGTCACTGACGCGCGCCCAGGCCCAGCACGTGTCGGGCGCGCTGATGGAGGAGTGGCTGCGCAAGAATCCCAACGCCCACTGGGACGCGGTGCCCCTGGTGGCGCAGGCGCCCGCGCCGGGCTCCACCACGCCGCGCACCCAGCAGCCGCGCACGCCCGCGCCATCCAAGGGCACGGTGCGTGAGGGCGGCGTGACGCCGGAGAGCGGCGGCGCGGAGGTGAAGAAGCAGCAGGCGGTGCCCATCCAGGACGGCCACACCTACGGCGCGTTCTCCGACCGGGACGAGGCCATCTGGGCCGCCTCCACCGAGCAGTTCGTGGATGAGGGCCACCGCGTGTTCCATGACGCGCAGGCCATTGGCGGCACGGTGGGAATCTCCTGTGACATGTGTCACCCGGACGCGTCCAACACCCACCCGGAGACGTATCCGAAGTACCAGGTGCAGCTCGGCCGCGTGGCGCTGCTGCGCGACATGATCAACTGGTGCATCGAGAACCCGGTGCGCGGCAGGCCGCTCGCGGATGGCGACCCGCGCATGCGCGCGATGGAGGCGTACATCTACGCCAAGCGCAAGGGCGTGAAGCTGGAGTACGGGAAGAAGTAGGCCCGCTCAGCGCCCCAGGCCAGGGACGGCGCCACGCGTTCGCTGGAAGAGCCACCGGGGCTCCCACAGGAAACGCGTGGCCTGCACCACCTGCGGGTGGCCCAGCAGCACGGCGAGCAGCGCTCCCGCCACCAGCGCTAGCGCGACGCCCAGCGGCCCTTGGAGGTGCGCGAAGGCGCCCGTGGCCTCGGCGCCTCGTACGAAGAACCCGTGCAGGAGGAAGGCCGCCAGGCTCCTCCCGCCGAAGCGCGTCAGTGCGCCCTCGTTGCGCGGGGCGAGCGTGAACAGCGCCCACGTCAGCGCCAGCGCGCCGCAGAAGAGTGTCAGTCGTGTCGCCATGCCGGCGAGCGCGGGGTTCCCAGCGCGGCATACCCGCTGCTTCCGTACAGCCATTGCGTGTTGGGGGCCGGCAGCCAGCCCAGGGCGATGGTGCAGACACCCACGCCCAGCCCAGCGGCCACGGCGGAAGGCCAGCGCGACGCGCCAGGTCCGCGAAGCCGAGGACGTCAGCAGCCAGGTTCTGGGCATCAGGTGCCCCGCGACGAAGCAGGGCAGGAACACGAAGGTCCGCGACAGGCTGA
This genomic window from Myxococcus hansupus contains:
- a CDS encoding M1 family metallopeptidase, translating into MAHPTEDKNFRLSTSIRPRRYAATLTLDLDAKSFSGQQTLELDLSAPSKEIILHAIALELGEVTFRAGNTQHKPASIQPVAASETVVLRFDEALPTGAATLDIAWTGRFTEGLRGLYQAGKVAATQFEAADARRLFPCFDEPAFKARWALTVRVPQGLTVLGNGPVVKDTQEGNLRAVTFQETEVLSSYLIALVVGPLVGTDAQDVQGVPVRTWALPEKAHLTRFGQDVALAVLPKLQDYFGLPYAFTKVDQVGIPDFEAGAMENAGLITYREVALLLDPATAPLSVKKRVAEVVTHELAHQWFGNWVTMVWWDDLWLNEAFATWMAFKIVDQWRPEWRMWLDFDAHRASALHLDALKSTHPIHGEVRNAGEAGESFDAITYEKGGAVLRMIEGFLGEAPFREGIRQYMRKHARANAVKEDLWNALGEAAKQPVEELATAWVGQSGFPLVSVKLDGRSLSLSQRRFYSEPGVTSGEKWPVPVVLRYQDASGVREQRVLLRDAQATVKLEGEGEVKWLTANAASTGFYRVAYDKPGLEKLATNLKALAPSERISLLADQWALVRAGEVSVADMLDLAGRFGDEEDDSVLDELVGRLAYIEGRLVDGEDQVRFRAWVEKLLGPGLKKLGWQAAPNEADRVKLRRAALVRAVGGLARGKEALAEAKPRVARMLQGERDALEPNLLDAAVGMVARAGDAALFDAFLQKLPSEPDPATQRRYLLALTAFEDPALTERARGLLYTDTVKTQDVSSFVAGLLGNRTGREAWWEQMRTQWKDVVARTGGAPMLLRRIVEAMGLLRTRQHLEQMQALLKAQPIPEAQQATAQTLERLSQDVALRERCTPEVSAWLKRQP
- a CDS encoding DUF2156 domain-containing protein, with product MSNRHPRERVLALLRLYGWNATSFQVLQPIYHYWFDPAGDACVAYVDTGGAWVAAGAPIASQERLAAVAEGFHAAARAAGRRVCFFATEARFHEHVPMASLSIGEQPVWDPANWDAVVRGSRSLREQLRRARARGVTVREVPAAELENPRNPVSWAVAQLKRRWLLFRRMAPMGFLVKLHPDDFARERHAFLAEVGGKVVGFLSVVPVYARDGWFLQDLLRTADAPNGTSESLVDAAMRAAADRGRRYVTLGLAPLSGPVRPWLRLARTCGRPLFDFEGLRAFKAKFRPDAWVPLLLSYPTPRGGLLAVYDALRAFAQGSLLRFGVATLLRRPRLLVHALAVLLVPWTVLLALPATARWFPSVQVQWAWVLFDVGLTVGLFSLVRRWRDSLATALGVLTAADACLTFAQAVTYNVPLAQGLLDGAIITLAVLAPAAASGLLFASRDLSLPGR
- a CDS encoding cytochrome-c peroxidase, with the protein product MRPPCGVALSLAVLLFAHSGQAQPQDREVVSSPADLPPGVSAVLWKLSVPPHLAPTPERVLLGEKLFNDQRLSVDNTVSCSTCHDPRLGFADAKPVSEGVKGQKVTRNSPTILNALFNASQFWDGRASTLEDQAKLPILNPREMGMPDEAAVVAKVKTIPEYVRDFQKVFNREVNFDDLAVAIAAFERTLYSGNARFDRFITGDAKAFSAAERRGWALFNGKARCNTCHAGNVVSPLFSDQKFHNIGIAAHKTDFPQLAREGLKVVRTGDEKQIDELALETRFSELGRFLVTKQENDVGAFKTPTLRNIAITGPYMHDGSLVTLWDVMDHYNKGGVPNPYLDGGMQRLGLTETEIDDVVAFLFTLTDEQFVKFATQEQARQRGLKSKRPERDTAVAMGKKGNLGDLAPNPDLAVKNPADIGVYGTEAQVKPASTSKP
- a CDS encoding metallophosphoesterase family protein, coding for MGNKFRSIETKHYAERDAFFDDLKKLDRRAFLRVAGISAGIAAGMGLRTPHSFQLVNVAEAQGTKPRFSFAYISDTHLYEKKLNDRFVRAILKAVDDVNGLDPQPDFVLFGGDLAQLGKPGELKLGAEILKSVKAPIRMMTGEHDWFLDMGELWTDLFGPPNYSFDHKGVHFVVLNSILEKDFWTERGLSPEERMQIVAGLDNGIQSRFEVGAPQREWLRQDLAKVNKATPIIVFSHSPLYKYYRPWNFWTDDADEVQALFKPFQTVTVIHGHTHQLLSNRIGNMSFHGMLSTAWPWPYAPEGLPQLTVQMNRSDPFSQFDGCGDGRMDVLESGMVDKLYNLWERNPISVRASYLASGGKRTCRPGPSCRATEREGHHDLPDEAACGNGCRAVVRGGVALATGPCRRPRGAPRRPR
- a CDS encoding c-type cytochrome, whose protein sequence is MSPPARGTQAPEVKKHELPVSKDGNLVVGLCDGETSMEVKGVKAGESLTRAQAQHVSGALMEEWLRKNPNAHWDAVPLVAQAPAPGSTTPRTQQPRTPAPSKGTVREGGVTPESGGAEVKKQQAVPIQDGHTYGAFSDRDEAIWAASTEQFVDEGHRVFHDAQAIGGTVGISCDMCHPDASNTHPETYPKYQVQLGRVALLRDMINWCIENPVRGRPLADGDPRMRAMEAYIYAKRKGVKLEYGKK
- a CDS encoding acyltransferase family protein — encoded protein: MTTAGRIPLFENVRGLLILLVVMGHALEPLLTREPLARALYSGLYLFHIPAFAFLSGHLSRAETGAKALEAIGWGLLAPLAVFQVLYVAFDVWVLGREWSPHWGIQPYWLLWFLVSLASWRWVLPLLRRLPQPLTWAVALSLGAGMLAWVGYPFSLSRTFVFLPCFVAGHLMPRTWLLTSSASRTWRVALAFRRGRWAGRGCLHHRPGLAAGPQHAMAVRKQRVCRAGNPALAGMATRLTLFCGALALTWALFTLAPRNEGALTRFGGRSLAAFLLHGFFVRGAEATGAFAHLQGPLGVALALVAGALLAVLLGHPQVVQATRFLWEPRWLFQRTRGAVPGLGR